One Peribacillus simplex NBRC 15720 = DSM 1321 genomic region harbors:
- a CDS encoding TVP38/TMEM64 family protein, protein MNDKLTLVMSYVQSGSVFAPLIFITFHLLRQFLFIPVIVVCMSGGVLFGAAFGTIYSVIGLTLSSMAFYFVIGKFPKTKDRLLRLKNKLFGNRKLNSRQIAVLRLIPFIHFYLLSLCLLESNKGLKNYFYLSFMTNLPVAFVYTVFGHYISDFSPTLIVIILLSLTLLLYLLREKQTVVPWKEFFRSDD, encoded by the coding sequence ATGAATGATAAACTGACACTTGTGATGAGCTACGTTCAATCAGGAAGCGTGTTTGCGCCGTTGATTTTTATCACCTTTCATTTATTAAGGCAATTTTTATTCATTCCCGTCATAGTGGTTTGCATGTCTGGAGGAGTATTATTCGGGGCAGCTTTTGGAACCATCTATTCGGTAATCGGTTTGACCTTGTCCAGTATGGCCTTTTATTTCGTGATAGGCAAATTTCCGAAAACAAAGGATAGGCTGCTGCGGCTTAAGAATAAGCTGTTTGGAAACCGAAAGCTAAACAGCAGGCAAATTGCAGTACTGAGGCTAATACCATTCATACACTTTTACTTACTGTCGCTTTGCTTATTGGAATCCAATAAAGGGCTGAAAAATTATTTTTATCTATCCTTCATGACCAATCTCCCTGTAGCATTCGTATACACGGTTTTTGGCCACTATATTTCAGATTTCAGTCCAACGCTGATCGTCATTATTTTATTATCCTTAACCTTATTGTTATATTTATTGAGAGAGAAGCAGACGGTCGTCCCTTGGAAGGAATTTTTTCGTTCAGATGATTAA
- a CDS encoding L-lactate permease translates to MTWTQNFTPITDNLVLSSLAALIPILYFFWALTIKRMKGYIAGITTLLVALAVAVLIYGMPAGKAVMSASQGAVYGLLPIGWIIITSVFLYKMTVKSGQFNIIRSSVLSLTEDRRLQALLVAFSFGAFLEGAAGFGAPVAISAALLVGLGFNPLYAAGICLIANTAPVAFGAVGIPIIAMEGPTGIAAMEISKMVGRQLPFLSAFIPLYLILIMTGWKRSLEVLPAILVSGFSFAITQYLSSNFLGPELPDILSALVSLFALAIFLKFWKPKTIFRFASEETAAAVEPLSTAEAETKYTKWQIFHAWSPFLLLTLFITIWGMNPIKPALSGHYEGNNVLLGGINEIGKLLTFQIEVPGLHNEIIGSNGLPIAAFYKIELLGAAGTAILLAAIVTKFIAHMSAKDFYSTFVEAMKELAKPILMISTVVAFAYVTNASGMSTTLGMTLAKSGDLFPFFAPVLGWLGVFITGSDTSANLLFGSLQKVTALKVGMEPVLALAANSSGGVTGKMISPQSIAIACAAVGLAGRESELLRFTLKHSIFLLLLVCVITFLQNGVLSWMIP, encoded by the coding sequence ATGACATGGACACAAAACTTTACGCCGATCACCGATAATTTAGTTTTATCATCTCTTGCCGCACTCATTCCAATTCTTTACTTTTTTTGGGCACTTACCATCAAACGGATGAAAGGTTACATTGCAGGTATAACCACGTTGCTTGTAGCTCTTGCAGTGGCTGTATTGATATATGGAATGCCGGCAGGAAAAGCAGTGATGTCTGCTTCACAAGGAGCCGTATATGGGCTGCTCCCAATCGGATGGATAATCATCACTTCCGTATTTTTGTACAAAATGACCGTTAAAAGCGGACAATTCAATATCATTCGTTCTTCGGTGCTTTCGCTTACGGAAGACCGCCGCCTTCAGGCATTATTGGTGGCATTTTCTTTCGGGGCCTTTTTAGAAGGTGCCGCTGGATTTGGAGCACCGGTCGCCATTTCAGCGGCGCTTTTAGTCGGTCTCGGATTTAACCCGCTATATGCAGCAGGGATTTGTTTGATCGCGAATACCGCTCCGGTAGCATTCGGGGCGGTTGGAATACCGATCATCGCCATGGAAGGCCCTACTGGCATAGCCGCCATGGAGATTTCAAAAATGGTCGGCCGTCAATTGCCATTCCTTTCGGCTTTCATTCCGCTTTATCTCATTTTAATAATGACTGGGTGGAAAAGGTCGCTTGAAGTCTTGCCGGCAATTTTGGTTTCGGGATTTTCCTTTGCCATCACACAGTACTTAAGTTCAAATTTTCTTGGGCCCGAATTACCAGACATCCTTTCAGCATTAGTGTCACTATTTGCATTGGCGATCTTCCTTAAATTCTGGAAACCTAAAACGATCTTCCGCTTTGCATCCGAGGAAACGGCAGCAGCTGTCGAACCTTTATCTACAGCCGAAGCGGAAACAAAATACACGAAATGGCAGATATTCCATGCCTGGTCACCATTCCTTCTGTTAACGCTTTTCATAACAATATGGGGGATGAACCCAATAAAGCCGGCACTCTCAGGACATTATGAAGGCAACAATGTGTTGCTTGGCGGAATCAATGAAATTGGGAAACTATTAACCTTCCAAATCGAAGTCCCAGGTCTGCATAATGAGATAATCGGAAGCAATGGATTGCCGATTGCGGCTTTCTATAAAATAGAACTGCTCGGAGCAGCCGGGACCGCCATTTTACTGGCTGCCATCGTTACGAAGTTCATCGCCCACATGTCTGCAAAAGACTTTTATAGCACTTTTGTTGAAGCGATGAAAGAGTTGGCAAAACCAATCTTGATGATTTCTACCGTAGTGGCTTTTGCCTATGTGACGAATGCTTCAGGCATGTCGACAACATTAGGGATGACCCTTGCAAAATCGGGTGATTTATTTCCGTTCTTCGCACCGGTTCTCGGCTGGTTGGGTGTGTTCATTACCGGATCGGATACATCAGCCAACCTCTTATTTGGCAGTCTGCAGAAAGTGACCGCTCTTAAAGTGGGGATGGAACCGGTCCTGGCACTAGCGGCGAACTCTTCCGGAGGGGTCACTGGAAAAATGATTTCCCCCCAATCGATAGCAATTGCTTGTGCCGCCGTTGGATTGGCGGGCAGGGAATCAGAATTATTGAGATTCACGCTCAAACATAGTATTTTCTTATTGCTGCTTGTTTGTGTGATTACCTTCTTGCAAAATGGCGTCCTTTCCTGGATGATTCCATAA
- a CDS encoding LutC/YkgG family protein, with the protein MMNGTIHNEGTFLNNIAKNLGRAPITKGISVPEWKHAPQKEVLKHATPNDLVAELKEQCKRVHTQFHVTDSKQVMHCLQQVIEELGNGPLIIPKDDRFFNYGLEGILKEKDVHIWNHQAGKENIEKAESANIGITFSELTLAESATVVLFSDKDHGRSISFLPSCHVSIIPKSTIVPRMTQAAAAIRSKVTRGEVVPSCINFITGPSNSADIEMDLVVGVHGPIKAVYIIVEDK; encoded by the coding sequence ATCATGAATGGAACCATCCATAATGAAGGGACATTTTTAAACAATATAGCCAAAAACCTGGGAAGGGCTCCTATTACGAAAGGCATTTCCGTTCCGGAATGGAAGCACGCCCCCCAAAAAGAAGTTTTGAAACATGCGACACCAAATGATCTTGTCGCGGAATTGAAGGAACAATGTAAACGGGTGCATACTCAGTTTCACGTTACCGACTCCAAGCAAGTGATGCATTGTTTACAACAGGTGATCGAGGAACTTGGAAACGGACCCTTGATCATCCCTAAGGACGATCGATTTTTCAACTATGGGTTAGAGGGTATCTTAAAAGAAAAAGATGTCCATATATGGAATCACCAAGCCGGGAAAGAAAATATCGAAAAAGCAGAAAGTGCTAACATTGGAATCACATTCAGTGAGCTGACACTAGCAGAATCAGCAACCGTCGTCTTGTTCAGCGACAAGGACCACGGCCGTTCCATCAGCTTCCTTCCTTCCTGCCATGTTTCCATCATTCCAAAAAGCACCATCGTCCCGCGAATGACCCAGGCTGCTGCGGCCATCCGTTCAAAAGTTACCCGGGGCGAAGTCGTTCCTTCCTGCATCAATTTCATAACAGGACCGAGCAATTCGGCTGATATCGAAATGGACCTTGTCGTCGGCGTCCATGGACCCATCAAAGCGGTCTATATAATCGTCGAAGATAAGTAG
- a CDS encoding (Fe-S)-binding protein, whose product MKVTLFATCLVDLFQSNVGKATVELLERLGCEIDFPESQICCGQPAYNSGYTKESKEAMKKMIKTFADAEYIVTPSGSCAAMFKEYPVIFKGDAEWEKKAVSLAAKTYELTQFIVDVLKVTDVGATLKGKATYHTSCHMTRLLKVKEAPSILLSHVRGLEMTPLPDAQNCCGFGGTFSVKMGDISGQMVEEKVCNIEDTGADFLIGGDAGCLMNIGGRIQRKGQPVKVLHIAEVLNSI is encoded by the coding sequence TTGAAAGTTACTCTCTTTGCAACATGTTTAGTGGATTTGTTTCAATCCAATGTCGGCAAAGCGACAGTGGAGCTACTCGAGAGATTAGGCTGTGAGATCGATTTCCCTGAGTCCCAGATATGCTGCGGACAGCCCGCATATAATAGCGGGTATACAAAGGAATCGAAGGAAGCTATGAAAAAAATGATTAAAACGTTCGCAGATGCTGAATACATTGTAACCCCTTCCGGTTCCTGCGCAGCGATGTTCAAAGAATATCCGGTCATTTTCAAAGGCGATGCCGAATGGGAAAAGAAAGCAGTATCATTAGCGGCTAAAACATATGAATTGACCCAATTCATCGTGGATGTCTTAAAAGTGACCGACGTCGGGGCGACCCTTAAGGGAAAGGCCACTTATCATACTTCGTGCCATATGACACGGCTGCTTAAGGTAAAGGAAGCACCTTCCATTTTGTTAAGTCATGTCAGGGGGCTGGAAATGACACCACTTCCGGATGCCCAAAACTGCTGCGGGTTCGGGGGGACCTTTTCGGTTAAGATGGGTGACATTTCCGGGCAAATGGTCGAGGAGAAAGTCTGCAATATTGAAGATACCGGGGCCGATTTTTTAATCGGCGGGGATGCAGGATGTTTGATGAATATCGGCGGACGGATCCAAAGGAAGGGGCAACCGGTGAAAGTGCTTCATATTGCGGAAGTCCTGAATAGTATTTAA
- a CDS encoding dUTP diphosphatase has translation MNIGKLMEMQAALDEHIQSKHDLGAEDLVERKILALLVELGELANETRCFKFWSLKGPSDKETILAEYVDGIHFILSLGIERGFVPEVPSALKMNQEDLTVQFTAIYGYISEFRTQLTESSFQKVFAAYLHLGELLGFSAVDVEKAYVSKNEVNYERQKQGY, from the coding sequence ATGAACATAGGTAAATTAATGGAAATGCAGGCAGCTTTGGATGAGCATATACAATCAAAGCATGATTTGGGTGCTGAAGATTTGGTGGAACGGAAGATACTCGCTCTTTTAGTGGAGCTTGGAGAGCTTGCCAATGAAACAAGATGTTTTAAATTCTGGAGTCTTAAAGGCCCCTCTGATAAGGAAACGATTTTGGCTGAATACGTGGATGGCATTCATTTCATTTTGTCACTCGGGATTGAACGGGGATTTGTACCGGAAGTTCCATCTGCACTCAAGATGAATCAGGAGGATTTGACGGTACAATTTACTGCTATTTACGGGTACATCAGTGAATTTCGCACACAGTTGACAGAGTCATCTTTCCAAAAGGTTTTTGCTGCGTATTTACATTTAGGGGAGTTGCTTGGATTTTCAGCAGTGGATGTGGAAAAAGCATATGTAAGTAAAAATGAAGTGAACTACGAAAGGCAAAAGCAAGGCTATTGA
- a CDS encoding M42 family metallopeptidase: MAQLDETLRMLRDLTDAKGIAGNESEVRKVMTEYITPFADEISADGLGSLIAKKTGDENGPKIVVTGHMDEVGFMITQIDDKGFLRFQPVGGWWSQVMLAQRVTIVTSKGDITGIIGSKPPHILSAEARKKPIDIKDMFIDIGASSKEEVKEWGVKPGDMVVPYFEFTVMNNEKMLLAKAWDNRIGCAIAIDVLKQLKDSDHPNVVYGIGAVQEEVGLRGSKTSTFKIQPDIGFAVDVGIAGDTPGVTEKEAMSKMGEGPQIVIYDSSMVAHKGLRDFVTDTADEMNIPYQYESIPGGGTDAGSIHLTANGVPALAITIATRYIHSHAAMLHRDDYENAVKLIVEVIKRLDREAVDRIIYE, translated from the coding sequence ATGGCTCAATTGGATGAAACGTTAAGGATGCTGCGGGACTTAACGGATGCTAAAGGCATTGCAGGAAATGAAAGTGAAGTAAGAAAAGTGATGACCGAATACATAACGCCATTTGCCGATGAAATATCGGCAGATGGCCTGGGAAGTTTAATTGCCAAGAAAACGGGTGATGAAAACGGACCGAAAATCGTCGTTACGGGGCATATGGACGAAGTTGGTTTCATGATAACCCAGATTGATGATAAAGGATTTTTGCGTTTTCAGCCGGTAGGGGGCTGGTGGTCACAGGTAATGCTGGCCCAGCGCGTGACGATCGTTACAAGTAAAGGTGATATAACTGGCATTATCGGTTCCAAGCCGCCTCATATCCTGTCAGCGGAGGCGCGGAAGAAGCCGATTGATATTAAGGATATGTTTATTGATATTGGTGCATCCAGCAAAGAAGAGGTTAAGGAATGGGGCGTCAAGCCAGGGGATATGGTTGTGCCATATTTTGAATTCACGGTCATGAATAATGAAAAGATGCTGCTCGCCAAAGCCTGGGACAATCGAATTGGCTGTGCAATCGCCATTGATGTTCTTAAACAGCTGAAAGACAGCGACCATCCTAATGTAGTTTATGGAATTGGTGCTGTCCAAGAAGAGGTCGGCCTGCGTGGCTCCAAAACATCCACATTCAAAATTCAGCCGGATATCGGTTTTGCCGTCGATGTCGGCATTGCTGGTGATACACCGGGGGTTACCGAAAAAGAAGCGATGAGTAAGATGGGGGAAGGCCCGCAAATCGTCATATATGATTCATCGATGGTGGCACATAAAGGATTACGTGATTTCGTCACCGACACGGCTGATGAAATGAATATTCCTTATCAATATGAATCGATTCCAGGCGGCGGAACGGATGCCGGCTCCATCCATTTAACGGCAAATGGTGTGCCCGCACTGGCGATCACGATTGCCACACGCTACATTCATTCACACGCAGCAATGCTTCACCGGGATGATTATGAGAATGCAGTTAAGCTCATTGTCGAAGTGATTAAACGCCTCGATCGTGAAGCGGTTGATCGGATCATTTACGAGTAA
- a CDS encoding LutB/LldF family L-lactate oxidation iron-sulfur protein — protein MAMKTSSAKFKDRVDEGIHNDFMRLAVSSAQERLHGRRLTAVDELGSWEDWRSLGEEIRQHVLSNLDFYLHQLAENVSKRGGHVFFAETAEEASGYIKDVILKKNAKKVVKSKSMVTEEINLNATLEGVGLDVVETDLGEYILQVDDHDPPSHIVAPALHKNKEQIRDVFKEKLAYTQTEKPEELTAHVRGILRKDFLSADVGITGCNFAIAETGSIGLVTNEGNADLVTALPKTQITVMGMERLVPTFDEFEVLVSLLTRSAVGQRLTSYITALTGPRDEGDIDGPEEFHLVIVDNGRSSILGTEFQSVLQCIRCAACINVCPVYRQVGGHSYGSIYPGPIGAVLSPLLGGYDDFKELPYASTLCAACTDACPVKIPLHDLLRKHREVIVEKEKMAPFSEKMAMKAFGIGAASPMLYKFGSKMAPSAMSPFKTGDIISKGPGPLKTWTESREFPAPGKESFRDWFKNREKGGKPS, from the coding sequence ATGGCTATGAAAACCAGTTCTGCCAAATTTAAAGACCGGGTGGATGAAGGAATACATAATGATTTTATGCGATTGGCCGTATCGAGTGCCCAAGAACGATTACACGGACGGCGGCTGACTGCCGTTGATGAATTGGGAAGCTGGGAGGATTGGCGTTCCCTTGGGGAAGAAATCCGGCAGCATGTGCTTAGTAACCTTGATTTCTATTTGCACCAGCTTGCAGAAAACGTTTCGAAAAGGGGCGGTCATGTCTTCTTCGCTGAGACGGCTGAAGAAGCAAGCGGATACATTAAGGATGTCATTTTAAAAAAGAATGCCAAAAAGGTCGTGAAATCAAAATCGATGGTCACTGAAGAGATCAATTTGAATGCAACTCTTGAAGGAGTTGGGCTCGATGTCGTTGAAACGGACCTTGGTGAATACATTTTACAAGTGGATGATCATGATCCCCCTTCCCATATCGTCGCACCTGCTCTCCATAAAAATAAAGAGCAGATTAGGGATGTTTTTAAAGAAAAGCTTGCATATACGCAAACCGAAAAACCGGAAGAGCTTACCGCACATGTGCGGGGCATTCTGCGGAAAGATTTCTTAAGTGCCGATGTGGGCATTACCGGCTGTAATTTTGCAATTGCGGAAACTGGCTCGATCGGTTTGGTGACGAATGAAGGAAATGCCGATTTGGTCACTGCCCTCCCAAAAACACAAATTACCGTGATGGGAATGGAACGGCTTGTGCCTACATTCGATGAATTCGAAGTCCTTGTCAGCTTATTGACAAGAAGCGCTGTCGGCCAAAGATTGACTAGTTACATCACCGCACTTACCGGTCCGCGGGATGAAGGCGATATAGACGGACCCGAGGAATTTCATCTTGTGATCGTAGATAATGGACGCTCCTCCATTTTAGGAACTGAGTTTCAATCCGTTCTTCAATGCATCCGCTGTGCGGCCTGTATAAATGTCTGCCCGGTCTATCGCCAGGTTGGCGGTCATTCATACGGTTCAATATATCCGGGACCAATCGGTGCTGTGCTTTCACCCTTACTCGGAGGATATGATGATTTCAAGGAATTGCCATATGCATCCACTCTTTGTGCAGCCTGTACTGATGCTTGTCCGGTAAAGATTCCTCTCCATGATTTACTGAGGAAGCATCGTGAAGTCATCGTTGAAAAGGAAAAAATGGCGCCATTTTCAGAAAAGATGGCCATGAAGGCCTTCGGTATCGGTGCGGCCTCGCCTATGCTTTATAAGTTCGGCTCCAAAATGGCCCCATCAGCGATGTCACCTTTTAAAACGGGGGATATCATCTCGAAAGGACCGGGACCACTCAAAACTTGGACAGAAAGCCGCGAGTTCCCTGCTCCAGGGAAAGAGAGCTTTCGGGACTGGTTCAAAAATCGGGAAAAAGGAGGGAAACCATCATGA
- a CDS encoding FadR/GntR family transcriptional regulator, with protein MVYKKIKPKKIYEEVSDELYEMIRSGSLKPGEQLDSIQQLAENFQVGRPAIREALSALSSMGLIEIKQGEGTFVKTFDPTIMNHPLSAALLMGQDNIKHLLEVRKILESGTAEVAAKMRTEENLIELKESLFNMEKVSDDEELSDKADIAFHVAVANALQNELLITLMNHVSELMTEKMGDIRRIALYSEEMTLKQLYQQHVRIHDAIVAKDEDGARSAMLFHLQSVEESLDRVIQKNQQNYS; from the coding sequence TTGGTATATAAAAAAATAAAGCCGAAAAAAATTTATGAAGAAGTCAGCGATGAACTTTATGAAATGATTCGGTCAGGCAGCCTGAAACCAGGTGAACAATTGGATTCCATTCAGCAGCTTGCGGAAAATTTCCAAGTCGGACGCCCGGCCATCCGCGAAGCATTAAGTGCATTGAGTTCAATGGGTCTTATTGAAATAAAACAAGGTGAAGGAACATTCGTCAAAACCTTCGACCCCACCATCATGAACCATCCCTTGTCTGCCGCCCTTTTGATGGGTCAAGACAATATCAAGCATTTACTGGAAGTCCGGAAAATACTTGAGTCCGGTACGGCGGAAGTGGCAGCGAAGATGAGAACGGAAGAAAACCTTATCGAACTAAAAGAAAGTCTTTTTAATATGGAAAAGGTATCCGACGATGAAGAACTCAGTGATAAAGCAGATATCGCCTTCCATGTTGCAGTGGCAAATGCATTACAAAATGAGCTGCTGATTACATTGATGAACCACGTTTCAGAATTAATGACGGAAAAGATGGGTGATATCCGCCGGATAGCGCTTTATTCCGAAGAGATGACACTTAAGCAGCTTTACCAGCAGCATGTCCGGATTCATGATGCAATCGTGGCAAAGGATGAAGACGGAGCGCGCAGTGCCATGCTGTTTCACCTTCAAAGCGTCGAGGAATCACTGGACCGGGTCATCCAAAAAAATCAGCAAAATTATAGTTGA
- a CDS encoding PucR family transcriptional regulator: protein MQLATVAGKLVHEVRKLIDEEIIIIDHAGTIIASTDSSRIGSYHEGAIHAFNNREKLIINKQDERSWKGVKAGINLPIFFNQEAVCVIGITGDPKHVSPYAELLKKMTEMFIQESYHIEQAESQSRLMEFFVFEWHQLQTFNELFLQKAKLLGVDVHADRIITLGEFKTEEIIEPHVWRALQIYISQQHPNDIAVRWGRNQFVILSIADFIGSKIQQLKKLSKLQKKLEESSGYKVCAGVSSRASGSAFRSAFFKAERSLKISFPSSRIIFDEDLKLEVLLDEVTAETKHEYLSRTIQDLLPNEELLKTLSMYFACDLSLKETARALHIHINTLHYRLKRIEDLTQLNPRKLADLVTMYLALSILDKHTN, encoded by the coding sequence ATGCAATTGGCAACTGTGGCAGGAAAATTGGTTCATGAGGTTCGAAAACTGATTGATGAGGAAATCATCATTATTGATCATGCTGGCACGATTATCGCCAGCACCGATAGCAGCCGTATTGGATCTTATCATGAAGGAGCCATCCACGCTTTCAACAATCGTGAGAAATTGATCATCAATAAACAGGATGAACGAAGTTGGAAAGGAGTGAAGGCAGGAATAAATCTACCTATTTTCTTCAATCAGGAAGCCGTTTGTGTCATTGGAATTACGGGCGACCCCAAACATGTTTCCCCCTATGCGGAACTTTTAAAAAAGATGACGGAGATGTTCATTCAGGAAAGCTATCACATCGAACAAGCAGAATCCCAATCACGTCTGATGGAATTCTTTGTATTTGAATGGCATCAGCTGCAGACTTTCAATGAGCTTTTCCTTCAGAAGGCCAAGTTGCTTGGGGTCGATGTTCATGCAGACCGGATCATCACCCTTGGTGAATTTAAGACTGAGGAAATCATTGAGCCCCATGTGTGGAGAGCGCTTCAGATATACATAAGTCAGCAGCACCCCAATGACATCGCAGTCCGTTGGGGGAGGAACCAATTCGTCATTCTTTCAATAGCCGATTTCATCGGTTCAAAAATCCAACAATTAAAGAAATTAAGTAAACTGCAAAAAAAGCTGGAAGAGAGTTCGGGTTATAAAGTGTGTGCAGGAGTTAGTTCACGTGCATCAGGATCCGCTTTCAGGTCAGCGTTTTTTAAAGCGGAACGTTCCTTGAAAATCTCGTTTCCTTCATCGAGGATTATATTTGACGAGGACTTGAAGCTTGAGGTCCTGCTTGATGAAGTTACCGCTGAAACAAAACACGAATATTTATCCCGGACGATTCAGGATTTACTTCCTAATGAGGAGCTGCTTAAGACTCTTTCCATGTATTTTGCATGTGATCTATCTTTGAAGGAGACCGCCAGAGCCCTGCATATCCATATCAATACCCTCCATTACAGGCTCAAGCGCATAGAAGATTTGACCCAACTGAATCCTAGAAAGCTGGCCGATTTAGTCACTATGTATCTAGCATTAAGTATATTGGATAAACATACAAATTAA
- the glcD gene encoding glycolate oxidase subunit GlcD produces MLTKQVKQLLLTIVGQENYDDSKVECLVYSYDATPGFQAMPDAVIKPGCTAEVAAIVKVCNEYNVPIVPRGSGTNLSGGTCPTEGGLVLLFNRMNSLLEIDEENLTATVQPGIITLDLISAVEEKGLFYPPDPSSMKISTIGGNINENSGGLRGLKYGVTRDYVIGLEVVLPNGDIIRTGGKLAKDVAGYDLTKLFVGSEGTLGIVTEAILKLIPMPETTKTMLALYQDLDAAAQSVAKIISNKIIPVTLEFLDRPTLIVVEDFAKIGLPTNVEAVLLIEQDGPPEVVERDMKRMADICLEEKAVSVEIAETESDAVALKTARRTALSALARLKPTTILEDATVPRSEIAKMVRAINEIAGKHNVDICTFGHAGDGNLHPTCITDARDHEEMERVELAFADIFAAAIDLGGTITGEHGVGAMKAPYLEWKLKKEGIDAMRAIKQAFDPNNIMNPGKVFAKETRKRVVVSS; encoded by the coding sequence ATGTTAACAAAGCAGGTTAAGCAGCTACTTCTTACCATCGTCGGTCAGGAGAATTACGATGACTCGAAAGTGGAATGTCTAGTCTATTCATATGATGCAACGCCAGGGTTTCAAGCGATGCCGGATGCTGTCATTAAACCGGGCTGCACAGCTGAAGTCGCAGCCATCGTCAAAGTTTGCAACGAATATAATGTTCCGATCGTTCCACGCGGGTCTGGGACGAATTTAAGTGGAGGTACCTGCCCGACTGAGGGGGGGCTTGTCCTTTTATTCAATCGAATGAATTCATTACTTGAAATAGATGAGGAAAACTTAACGGCGACCGTACAGCCTGGGATCATCACATTGGACTTGATTTCGGCAGTTGAAGAGAAGGGATTATTTTATCCGCCGGATCCAAGTTCGATGAAAATCTCCACGATTGGCGGCAACATTAATGAGAACTCTGGTGGACTGCGAGGATTAAAGTACGGAGTCACCCGTGATTATGTCATCGGGCTTGAAGTTGTCCTTCCGAATGGGGATATCATTCGAACAGGGGGCAAGCTTGCCAAAGATGTAGCCGGATATGATTTAACGAAGCTTTTTGTCGGATCGGAAGGGACCTTGGGCATCGTTACGGAAGCGATCTTAAAGCTGATCCCAATGCCGGAAACGACAAAGACGATGCTTGCCTTATATCAAGATCTGGATGCTGCAGCCCAATCAGTGGCCAAGATCATTTCAAATAAAATCATTCCTGTTACATTGGAATTTCTTGATCGGCCGACGTTGATCGTGGTTGAGGACTTCGCGAAAATCGGTTTGCCCACCAATGTGGAAGCCGTCCTGCTGATTGAACAGGATGGTCCGCCTGAAGTGGTTGAACGTGATATGAAAAGGATGGCCGATATCTGTCTAGAGGAAAAGGCGGTTTCTGTGGAAATTGCCGAAACGGAATCTGACGCTGTCGCCTTGAAAACGGCAAGACGGACCGCCCTTTCCGCACTGGCACGCCTCAAGCCGACGACCATTTTGGAAGATGCAACTGTTCCCCGGTCGGAAATTGCCAAAATGGTCAGGGCGATTAATGAGATCGCTGGCAAGCATAACGTGGACATTTGCACTTTCGGTCATGCTGGGGATGGGAACCTGCATCCAACGTGCATTACCGATGCTCGTGATCATGAGGAAATGGAGAGAGTGGAGCTCGCTTTTGCCGACATTTTTGCCGCGGCTATCGACCTTGGCGGGACGATTACCGGTGAACATGGTGTAGGAGCGATGAAGGCCCCTTATCTTGAATGGAAGCTTAAGAAAGAAGGGATTGATGCCATGAGAGCGATTAAACAAGCTTTCGATCCCAATAACATCATGAATCCCGGAAAAGTATTTGCCAAGGAAACAAGGAAAAGGGTGGTGGTTTCTTCATGA